One window of Tepidanaerobacter acetatoxydans Re1 genomic DNA carries:
- the lysS gene encoding lysine--tRNA ligase has product MDYLNDQSEINEIQKVRLQKLQELKDMGVNPFGDKYPYSHNCQQIKANFDELENQNVKIAGRIMAIRGHGKAAFFDIQDNTGKIQVYIRKDNVSDDTFNLYKLLDIGDIVGIEGNVFKSKRGEISVSVNNMTILAKSLRPLPEKWHGLKDTDIRYRQRYLDLIVNPEVKQTFLTRSKIISAMRQFLDDKGFVEVETPVLSPIAGGAAARPFVTYHNALDMQLYLRIATELYLKRLIVGGFEKVYELGKDFRNEGISIKHNPEFTMVELYQAYADYKDMMKLAEDMIAYIAEKVLGTTKITYQGEEIDLTPPWTRMTMVEAVKHFTGIDFDSIASDEEARKVARELHIEEIKDCDTKGKVLNLIFEEKVEQNLVQPTFIYDYPIEISPLAKKKEDNPDLTYRFEAFVTGREIANAFSELNDPIDQRERFLQQLKEREAGDEEAHAFDEDYINALEYGMPPTGGMGIGVDRLVMLLTDSYSIRDVILFPTMRPKQ; this is encoded by the coding sequence ATGGATTATTTGAACGACCAAAGTGAAATTAATGAAATCCAAAAAGTTCGGCTGCAAAAGCTTCAAGAATTAAAAGATATGGGTGTAAACCCTTTTGGCGACAAATACCCCTATTCTCATAATTGCCAGCAAATAAAGGCAAACTTTGACGAGCTTGAAAATCAAAATGTAAAAATAGCCGGCAGGATCATGGCAATAAGAGGCCATGGTAAAGCGGCTTTTTTTGATATTCAAGACAATACAGGCAAGATACAAGTATATATTAGGAAAGATAATGTATCTGATGACACTTTTAATTTGTATAAATTACTGGATATTGGAGATATAGTAGGTATAGAGGGAAATGTTTTTAAATCCAAAAGAGGCGAAATATCCGTATCTGTTAACAACATGACTATTCTTGCTAAATCGCTCAGACCTTTGCCTGAGAAGTGGCATGGGTTAAAAGATACTGATATAAGATACAGGCAAAGGTATTTAGATTTAATAGTCAATCCTGAAGTAAAGCAAACATTTCTTACTAGAAGTAAAATTATATCGGCAATGCGACAGTTTTTAGATGACAAAGGTTTTGTTGAGGTAGAAACTCCTGTGCTGTCGCCGATAGCAGGTGGTGCTGCTGCAAGGCCTTTCGTTACTTATCATAATGCTTTGGACATGCAGCTGTATTTAAGGATAGCTACAGAACTATACCTAAAGCGGCTTATAGTAGGTGGATTTGAAAAAGTATACGAATTGGGCAAGGATTTTAGGAATGAAGGTATTTCCATCAAGCATAATCCCGAGTTTACGATGGTGGAACTTTACCAGGCATATGCAGATTATAAAGATATGATGAAATTGGCTGAAGATATGATTGCATATATAGCCGAGAAAGTTTTAGGCACTACGAAGATAACCTATCAAGGGGAGGAAATTGATTTAACACCACCGTGGACTAGAATGACTATGGTTGAAGCGGTAAAACATTTTACAGGTATAGACTTTGACTCTATAGCTTCTGATGAAGAGGCAAGAAAAGTTGCTCGAGAATTACATATAGAAGAGATAAAAGACTGCGACACAAAGGGCAAAGTGCTAAATCTCATATTTGAAGAAAAGGTGGAACAAAACCTGGTTCAACCCACTTTTATATATGATTATCCTATAGAAATATCGCCTCTGGCAAAGAAGAAAGAGGACAATCCCGACCTTACGTACAGGTTTGAAGCCTTTGTCACAGGAAGGGAAATAGCTAATGCTTTTTCTGAGCTAAATGATCCGATAGATCAAAGAGAAAGGTTTTTGCAGCAGCTAAAAGAAAGGGAAGCCGGCGATGAAGAAGCTCATGCTTTCGATGAAGACTATATAAATGCGCTTGAATATGGAATGCCTCCTACGGGTGGTATGGGCATAGGTGTTGATCGCCTTGTTATGCTGCTTACAGACTCTTATTCAATCCGCGATGTCATATTATTCCCTACCATGAGACCTAAACAATAA
- a CDS encoding MarR family winged helix-turn-helix transcriptional regulator, whose amino-acid sequence MTNDNDRKLAESLDTLLRSITRWMKYIHRQQLVKADNLDITQKQYRVLCILEKNGPYKMSDLGEIVHTSYGSLTVMIDRLVDKNLVERCFLPEDRRVVMVKITPAGSQILKQYREDFLDLIEKNLERLNSEEKKRLQAAIDDIKSIVEENCNFLL is encoded by the coding sequence ATGACCAATGATAATGACCGTAAACTGGCGGAAAGCCTTGATACACTTTTGCGTTCCATAACTCGCTGGATGAAATATATACATAGACAACAGCTAGTTAAAGCTGATAACCTAGACATAACTCAGAAGCAATATAGAGTTTTATGTATTTTAGAAAAAAATGGTCCATATAAAATGTCGGATTTAGGTGAAATAGTCCATACATCTTATGGTAGCCTTACTGTAATGATAGACCGATTGGTAGACAAGAATTTGGTTGAGAGGTGTTTCTTACCTGAGGATAGGCGAGTTGTAATGGTTAAAATTACCCCGGCCGGAAGTCAGATTTTAAAACAATACAGGGAAGATTTTTTAGATTTAATAGAGAAAAATTTGGAAAGATTAAATAGTGAAGAAAAAAAACGCCTGCAAGCGGCTATAGACGATATTAAATCCATAGTTGAAGAAAATTGCAATTTTTTATTATGA
- a CDS encoding NUDIX domain-containing protein yields the protein MLTRICSGGVVFFKDKVLILKNEKGEWVLPKGVIRPGRLAQEVAIERVKLEAGVNARIVSCVGETCYEFYSVTRQRPVCNQITWFLMEALSENCNPNVELNFSDGGFYPIEEALDMITYSQDKSLVRTSYKRYLEYCKEKEKNEDEKDEVIV from the coding sequence ATGCTTACAAGAATTTGCTCTGGTGGTGTAGTTTTTTTTAAAGACAAGGTCCTGATATTAAAAAATGAAAAAGGTGAATGGGTGTTACCAAAAGGAGTTATCAGACCAGGCAGACTTGCTCAGGAAGTGGCGATAGAGCGAGTAAAGTTGGAGGCAGGCGTAAACGCTCGCATTGTTTCATGTGTAGGAGAGACCTGCTATGAATTTTATTCTGTTACAAGACAAAGACCGGTATGCAATCAAATTACATGGTTTTTAATGGAAGCCTTATCTGAGAATTGTAATCCAAATGTAGAACTTAATTTTTCAGATGGAGGCTTCTATCCAATTGAAGAGGCCCTGGATATGATAACTTATAGCCAGGATAAATCTCTTGTAAGAACATCGTATAAGCGGTACTTGGAGTATTGCAAAGAAAAAGAGAAAAATGAAGATGAAAAAGACGAAGTGATAGTTTAA
- a CDS encoding AIR synthase family protein — MKAGKVPPELLKSSVYPYVGKLRKEVLVHSGFGEDCSIIDFGDSVAVLSTDPITGADIHSSHLAVYVSCNDVAACGAEPIGILVTLLLPIGSNESLLKELMKEINEAANKVGIEILGGHSEITSAVSKSIISTTAIGITGKDKFVTSSGAKPGDAIIVTKTLGLEGSAILASDFEEFLIKKLPRETIEKAKNFIEKISVVDDGIIASKVGVSAMHDITEGGLLGACYEVAEASGVGVEIYQDLLPILPETQDICKAFGINPLGLISSGSMFICTPFADEVIAALNESKIDAAVIGKVTSQEQGKFIVSSGKKCPIVPFERDELYNAIEKVHNQL, encoded by the coding sequence TTGAAAGCAGGAAAAGTCCCGCCGGAGCTTTTAAAATCAAGTGTTTATCCTTATGTAGGTAAACTAAGAAAAGAAGTATTGGTCCACTCAGGTTTTGGAGAAGACTGCAGTATTATAGATTTTGGTGATTCAGTAGCTGTCCTTTCCACCGATCCAATAACCGGTGCAGATATTCACAGCAGTCATCTTGCAGTGTACGTATCATGTAATGATGTTGCGGCCTGTGGTGCAGAACCTATTGGAATTCTTGTTACATTACTTTTGCCGATAGGTTCTAATGAGTCGCTTTTGAAAGAATTGATGAAAGAAATAAATGAAGCTGCCAATAAAGTTGGCATAGAAATTCTTGGCGGACACAGTGAAATTACTTCGGCAGTATCAAAATCTATTATTTCTACTACCGCCATCGGTATTACCGGCAAGGATAAATTTGTAACGTCTTCAGGTGCCAAACCCGGTGATGCCATAATAGTAACAAAAACCCTTGGTCTTGAGGGGTCTGCTATTCTTGCTTCAGATTTTGAAGAATTTCTCATTAAAAAGCTTCCAAGGGAAACCATAGAAAAAGCTAAGAATTTCATAGAAAAAATAAGCGTTGTTGATGATGGTATCATTGCTTCTAAAGTTGGTGTTTCAGCTATGCATGATATCACAGAAGGCGGATTGTTGGGGGCATGTTATGAAGTAGCCGAGGCATCGGGGGTAGGCGTAGAAATATATCAGGATTTACTTCCAATTTTGCCTGAAACTCAAGATATTTGTAAAGCTTTTGGTATAAATCCATTAGGCCTTATTTCTAGCGGGTCTATGTTCATATGCACGCCTTTTGCCGATGAAGTTATTGCCGCTTTAAATGAAAGTAAAATTGATGCCGCTGTAATAGGCAAGGTTACTTCTCAAGAACAGGGAAAATTTATTGTTTCCTCAGGCAAAAAATGTCCAATTGTGCCTTTTGAAAGAGATGAATTGTACAACGCTATCGAAAAAGTTCATAATCAATTATGA
- a CDS encoding ECF transporter S component produces MDDKIKKLAFMGLFSGLLVIATVVLRFPVPTFNLYFNLGEAVIYLTALLYGPGPGAVIGGVGSALSDIIGGYPVWAPITFIIKGLEGYIVGALSKRNKYVAVALGGLTMMAGYALAAGILYGMAAVPVELAGDFVQVSAGAAISLFLHNRLKDITFNDEDKF; encoded by the coding sequence ATGGATGATAAAATTAAAAAACTTGCATTTATGGGCCTTTTTTCCGGATTATTAGTCATAGCTACTGTAGTATTGCGTTTCCCAGTTCCTACATTTAATCTTTATTTCAATTTAGGTGAAGCTGTAATTTATTTAACCGCACTGCTTTACGGTCCGGGCCCGGGCGCTGTTATAGGAGGAGTAGGGTCGGCACTTTCCGATATCATCGGAGGGTATCCTGTATGGGCACCTATTACTTTTATTATTAAGGGCCTTGAAGGATATATAGTGGGGGCTCTCTCTAAAAGGAATAAATATGTTGCTGTTGCACTCGGTGGTTTGACAATGATGGCAGGTTATGCATTGGCAGCCGGTATTCTCTATGGGATGGCCGCTGTGCCGGTAGAACTCGCCGGGGACTTTGTACAGGTATCCGCAGGAGCCGCTATTTCCTTGTTTTTGCATAACAGGCTTAAGGATATTACTTTTAATGATGAAGATAAATTCTGA
- the serS gene encoding serine--tRNA ligase, translated as MLDVKFVRQNPDIVRRSLQNRRTEADLDRFLKLDEERRNLLFEVEKLKNLRNSESEEIARKKKAKEPADELIARMKEVSQQIKEMDEKINEVENSLEEILLTIPNIPDDSVPIGESDADNVEVRRWGEPTKFDFEPKPHWDIGEDLDILDFERARKITGSRFTVYKGAGARLERALINFMLDLHTQKHNYKEIFPPFIVNRDSMTGTGQLPKFEEDAFKLANNNDYFLIPTAEVPVTNLHRDEILSKDDLPIYYVAYSGCFRAEAGSAGRDTRGLIRQHQFNKVELVKFTDAQSSMQELEKLTADAEEVLKLLGLPYRVVVLSTGDLGFSSAKTYDIEVWMPSYNRYVEISSCSNFKDFQARRARIQYRPEKGAKPVYVHTLNGSGLAIGRTTAAILENYQQSDGSVIIPEVLREYMGRTNKIEI; from the coding sequence ATGCTTGATGTAAAGTTTGTAAGACAAAATCCGGATATAGTTAGGAGGTCGCTTCAGAATCGAAGAACTGAAGCGGACCTGGACAGATTTTTGAAACTTGATGAAGAACGCCGAAATCTTCTGTTTGAAGTGGAAAAGTTAAAGAACCTGAGAAACTCAGAATCGGAAGAAATTGCACGTAAAAAGAAAGCCAAAGAGCCTGCTGATGAGCTCATCGCTCGCATGAAAGAGGTATCCCAGCAGATTAAAGAAATGGATGAGAAGATAAATGAGGTAGAAAATAGTCTTGAAGAAATTCTGCTGACAATACCAAATATACCGGATGATTCAGTGCCTATAGGAGAAAGTGATGCGGATAATGTCGAAGTTAGAAGATGGGGTGAGCCGACTAAATTTGATTTTGAGCCTAAACCTCATTGGGACATCGGTGAAGATTTGGATATTTTAGACTTTGAGCGTGCAAGGAAAATTACCGGCTCAAGGTTTACTGTTTACAAGGGAGCGGGTGCTAGGCTTGAAAGAGCACTAATTAATTTTATGCTTGACTTGCATACACAAAAGCATAATTACAAGGAAATATTCCCGCCATTCATAGTAAATCGTGACAGCATGACCGGTACCGGCCAATTGCCAAAATTCGAGGAGGACGCTTTTAAGCTTGCTAACAATAATGATTATTTCTTAATACCTACTGCCGAAGTGCCTGTGACTAATTTGCACAGAGATGAAATCCTGTCGAAGGATGATTTGCCTATCTACTATGTTGCTTACAGCGGATGTTTTAGAGCCGAAGCGGGTTCGGCGGGAAGAGATACTCGAGGCCTTATAAGGCAGCACCAATTTAATAAAGTGGAACTGGTAAAGTTTACAGATGCGCAAAGCTCAATGCAAGAACTGGAGAAGCTGACAGCCGATGCTGAAGAGGTTCTCAAACTTTTAGGCCTGCCTTATCGCGTAGTAGTTTTAAGCACGGGAGATTTAGGATTTTCCTCCGCAAAAACCTACGACATAGAAGTTTGGATGCCAAGCTATAATCGCTATGTAGAAATATCCTCCTGCAGTAACTTTAAAGATTTTCAGGCTCGGCGTGCACGAATCCAGTACCGACCGGAAAAGGGAGCAAAACCCGTTTATGTGCACACATTAAATGGTTCGGGTCTTGCAATAGGAAGGACTACGGCAGCCATACTTGAAAACTATCAGCAATCTGACGGCTCTGTAATAATTCCTGAAGTTTTGCGTGAATACATGGGAAGAACAAATAAAATAGAGATATGA
- a CDS encoding DUF5320 domain-containing protein: MPRGDGTGPAGYGPMTGRSRGFCAGFSVPGFLNPIGRGFAGRGRGYRHQFYATGLPFWAREANPFKFAPAYNAKYSQESEAEALLREANFLKQELKAIEDRLNQLKATEKENPTDD, from the coding sequence ATGCCTAGAGGAGATGGAACTGGTCCTGCCGGATACGGTCCTATGACCGGCCGCAGCAGAGGATTTTGTGCTGGCTTTTCAGTGCCTGGTTTCCTCAATCCAATTGGAAGAGGATTCGCGGGTAGAGGTAGAGGCTATAGGCATCAGTTTTATGCAACAGGTCTGCCTTTTTGGGCAAGGGAAGCCAACCCTTTTAAATTTGCTCCGGCTTATAACGCAAAGTATAGTCAAGAAAGCGAAGCCGAGGCTCTTTTACGGGAGGCAAACTTCTTAAAACAAGAACTTAAAGCCATAGAGGACAGGCTAAATCAATTAAAAGCGACAGAAAAAGAAAATCCCACTGATGATTAG
- a CDS encoding NifB/NifX family molybdenum-iron cluster-binding protein, which translates to MKVAVTSVGKDLDSMIDERFGRSSYFIIVDTDSDEFEVSENEGLSSAHGTGVQAAQFIVEKGIQAIITGNIGPNAIKVLKESGIDVFTANSMTVRQALANFSEGKLEKISGSTTGQHNK; encoded by the coding sequence TTGAAAGTAGCTGTAACTTCTGTTGGCAAAGATTTGGATTCTATGATTGATGAAAGGTTTGGGCGTTCAAGTTATTTTATTATTGTTGATACTGATTCTGATGAATTTGAGGTATCTGAGAACGAGGGATTAAGCAGTGCTCACGGCACAGGTGTCCAGGCAGCTCAGTTTATAGTGGAAAAAGGTATTCAAGCCATAATAACCGGAAACATAGGGCCAAATGCTATAAAAGTCCTAAAAGAATCAGGCATAGATGTATTTACTGCAAATTCCATGACTGTAAGACAAGCTCTAGCAAATTTTTCAGAAGGTAAACTTGAGAAGATTTCCGGCAGCACTACAGGACAGCATAATAAATAG
- a CDS encoding ATP-binding protein, protein MIVAVASGKGGTGKTTIATNLAASLKDTLSVQLLDCDTEEPNVHLFIDHEISHSEDVMLAVPTIDYDKCTHCGICVQKCAFNALADIKVKLLVFEELCHGCGGCVLLCPVGAIAETDRKIGSVKSGHAFGMSFIYGILEVGAVLAPPVIKKVKAHIKNNTAVIIDAPPGTSCPMINAVSGADYCILVTEPTPFGLSDLKLALKVVRELEIPFGVIINRVGMEYPDMENYFSKEDVPVLMKIPFDRRYAACYAEGKLLTEEFPELREEFKNLWDAIERQVKA, encoded by the coding sequence ATGATTGTTGCGGTTGCAAGCGGTAAGGGGGGCACCGGAAAAACAACGATAGCAACGAATCTGGCTGCTTCTTTAAAAGATACACTATCTGTGCAGCTTTTGGATTGCGATACGGAAGAGCCTAATGTGCATTTGTTCATTGATCATGAGATAAGCCACAGTGAGGATGTTATGCTTGCCGTTCCTACTATAGACTACGATAAGTGCACTCATTGTGGTATATGTGTTCAAAAATGTGCCTTTAATGCACTGGCAGATATTAAAGTAAAGCTTTTAGTCTTTGAAGAACTCTGTCACGGCTGTGGCGGCTGCGTGCTGCTTTGTCCTGTCGGAGCTATTGCAGAAACTGACCGAAAAATTGGGAGTGTAAAGAGCGGCCATGCCTTCGGCATGAGCTTTATATATGGGATATTGGAAGTTGGAGCGGTTTTAGCTCCACCGGTAATTAAGAAGGTAAAGGCACATATCAAAAACAATACTGCCGTTATAATTGATGCACCGCCAGGCACATCCTGTCCTATGATAAATGCAGTATCAGGAGCAGATTATTGTATATTGGTCACAGAACCGACGCCTTTTGGATTAAGTGACCTTAAACTTGCTCTGAAGGTTGTCCGGGAACTTGAAATCCCATTCGGTGTTATTATAAATCGGGTGGGGATGGAATATCCCGATATGGAAAACTATTTTTCAAAGGAAGATGTCCCAGTTTTAATGAAGATACCCTTTGACCGGCGATATGCTGCATGCTATGCCGAAGGGAAATTACTTACAGAAGAATTTCCTGAGCTCAGAGAAGAATTCAAAAACTTGTGGGATGCCATAGAAAGACAGGTGAAGGCATGA
- a CDS encoding ATP-binding protein, whose protein sequence is MKELVIISGKGGTGKTIVTASLAALLKKSVLTDCDVDAADLYLILKPEIKQTFEFWVSKKARINLTKCTRCGKCVEVCRFDAITNYKVNEHFCEGCQVCYNICPEKAIDLIDNLSGHWYISDTRYGPMIFAKLGIAEENSGKLVTAVRKAAKEIAERKGYDHIITDGPPGIGCPVISTLSGADTALVITEPTVSGKHDLDRVIRLSKNFKVKVKVIINKYDLSLRKSFEIEKYCNNIGIEVIGKIPFDEDVVKSIAKETPLVEFSRGPAAKALADIAKRLIDICSLQ, encoded by the coding sequence ATGAAGGAATTGGTGATAATCAGCGGAAAAGGCGGAACAGGGAAAACCATTGTTACAGCTTCACTGGCAGCTCTTTTAAAAAAATCGGTTTTAACCGATTGCGATGTGGATGCGGCTGATTTATATCTGATTTTAAAACCCGAGATAAAGCAAACTTTTGAATTTTGGGTGAGCAAGAAGGCCCGTATTAATCTTACAAAATGTACCAGATGTGGGAAATGTGTAGAGGTTTGCCGTTTTGATGCTATAACTAATTACAAAGTGAACGAGCATTTTTGTGAAGGCTGCCAAGTGTGCTATAACATTTGTCCTGAAAAGGCCATAGACTTAATTGATAACCTTTCAGGCCATTGGTATATTTCAGATACCCGATATGGGCCGATGATTTTTGCAAAACTGGGTATTGCTGAAGAAAACTCAGGGAAGTTGGTGACTGCTGTCAGAAAAGCTGCTAAAGAAATTGCCGAAAGAAAAGGATATGACCATATAATAACCGATGGGCCTCCAGGAATAGGATGCCCGGTTATCTCGACTTTATCAGGAGCTGATACGGCTTTAGTTATAACGGAACCTACAGTTTCGGGCAAACATGATCTTGACAGAGTAATCAGGCTTTCAAAGAATTTCAAGGTAAAAGTAAAAGTCATTATTAATAAATATGACCTTTCCCTTAGAAAGAGTTTTGAAATCGAAAAATACTGTAATAATATAGGTATTGAAGTTATAGGTAAAATTCCATTTGATGAGGACGTAGTAAAATCTATTGCTAAGGAAACTCCATTGGTAGAATTTTCTCGAGGTCCCGCAGCTAAGGCGTTGGCAGATATAGCGAAAAGGCTTATTGACATATGTTCATTACAGTAG
- a CDS encoding DUF134 domain-containing protein, whose amino-acid sequence MARPPKWRHVEFIPDITYFKPAGVPLRQLDEVVLTVEELEALRLKDLEGLEQEPCAERMNISRPTFIRIINSARTKVAEALVKGKAIRIEGGTYQFVRPLKCWDCGNEWSQPQDETSKECPNCHSTNWAPKRMQRGRCHGHNRQDIPD is encoded by the coding sequence GTGGCAAGACCACCTAAATGGCGTCATGTGGAGTTTATACCTGATATAACATATTTTAAGCCTGCCGGAGTGCCTTTACGACAGTTGGATGAAGTGGTTTTAACGGTAGAAGAGCTTGAAGCATTAAGGTTAAAAGACCTAGAGGGCCTTGAACAGGAACCCTGTGCCGAAAGAATGAATATCTCCCGGCCGACTTTTATCCGAATTATAAATTCAGCTCGCACAAAAGTTGCCGAAGCACTTGTTAAAGGTAAAGCCATTCGAATCGAAGGCGGAACATATCAATTTGTCAGGCCTTTAAAATGCTGGGATTGCGGAAATGAATGGAGTCAACCACAGGACGAAACCAGCAAGGAATGCCCTAATTGCCACAGCACTAACTGGGCGCCCAAAAGGATGCAGAGAGGTCGATGCCATGGGCATAACCGGCAAGATATACCGGATTAA
- a CDS encoding Mrp/NBP35 family ATP-binding protein, producing MKQQEGNESNKEQTIKKEPQEASAAGLNRIKKVIAVMSGKGGVGKSTVTGLLAVSLKKQGYSVGIMDADITGPSIPRMFGINKRPENLEFGLMPAESSTGIRIMSLNLLLENEDDPVIWRGPLIGNAIQQFWNDVVWGDLDYLLVDLPPGTSDAPLTVMQSLPVDGLIVVSSPQELVGMVVKKAVKMANMMDIRVIGLIENYSYMVCPKCKEKIEVFGKSRGEEGAKEANVPYLGSLPIDYKLAKFCDEGRIEEYESTIFTDSRF from the coding sequence GTGAAACAACAGGAAGGCAATGAAAGCAATAAAGAACAAACAATCAAAAAAGAGCCTCAAGAAGCATCAGCAGCGGGATTAAACCGCATAAAAAAAGTAATAGCTGTTATGAGCGGAAAAGGTGGCGTAGGCAAATCAACAGTGACAGGTCTTTTAGCAGTAAGCCTCAAAAAACAGGGTTACAGTGTGGGCATAATGGATGCGGACATAACAGGCCCAAGTATTCCTCGCATGTTCGGTATAAACAAAAGACCTGAAAATCTGGAATTTGGGCTTATGCCGGCAGAAAGCTCAACAGGTATCCGTATTATGTCTTTAAATCTTCTGCTGGAAAACGAGGATGATCCGGTTATTTGGCGAGGACCTTTGATAGGCAACGCCATACAGCAGTTTTGGAATGATGTAGTGTGGGGCGATTTGGACTACCTGTTGGTGGATCTGCCGCCTGGAACAAGTGATGCGCCTCTAACCGTAATGCAGTCACTGCCCGTGGACGGCCTTATCGTCGTTTCATCACCACAGGAATTAGTGGGCATGGTAGTCAAGAAAGCTGTTAAAATGGCAAATATGATGGATATTAGAGTAATCGGCCTCATTGAAAACTATAGTTATATGGTTTGTCCCAAGTGTAAAGAAAAAATAGAGGTATTCGGCAAGAGCCGGGGCGAAGAGGGAGCAAAAGAAGCAAATGTCCCTTATCTAGGTTCACTGCCTATTGACTATAAGTTAGCCAAGTTTTGTGATGAAGGTCGAATAGAAGAGTATGAAAGCACAATTTTCACAGACTCCCGTTTTTAG
- a CDS encoding NifB/NifX family molybdenum-iron cluster-binding protein, which translates to MKIAIPTDKGQVSAHFGHCEEFTIYDVNESEKRVNSKECITNPGHQPGFLPRFLAKQGINCIIAGGMGLKAKQLFDQNNIQTITGAAGIVDEVIQDYLEGNLISNESYCDHHE; encoded by the coding sequence ATGAAAATAGCCATACCTACGGATAAAGGTCAAGTTTCCGCCCATTTCGGGCATTGTGAAGAATTTACCATATATGATGTAAATGAAAGCGAAAAAAGGGTAAACTCAAAAGAGTGTATTACTAACCCGGGCCATCAACCCGGATTTTTACCGAGATTTTTAGCAAAACAAGGTATTAACTGTATAATTGCCGGAGGCATGGGATTAAAAGCCAAGCAGCTCTTTGACCAAAATAACATACAAACCATAACCGGTGCTGCAGGTATAGTTGATGAAGTAATACAGGATTATCTAGAAGGAAACCTTATCAGCAACGAAAGCTATTGTGACCACCATGAATAA
- a CDS encoding TM1266 family iron-only hydrogenase system putative regulator: MDKRIGVVGIVVEDLESANAVNSILHEYAQIIVGRMGIPYREKGVSVISLIVDGTSDEISAMTGKLGKIKAVSVKSAMTKKA, from the coding sequence ATGGACAAAAGAATTGGTGTTGTAGGTATTGTTGTTGAGGATTTAGAAAGTGCTAATGCAGTCAACTCCATACTGCATGAGTATGCGCAAATTATTGTAGGTAGAATGGGGATTCCTTATAGGGAAAAAGGTGTTTCAGTGATATCACTTATTGTGGATGGCACTTCAGATGAAATTAGTGCCATGACAGGAAAACTTGGTAAAATCAAGGCTGTTTCTGTAAAGTCCGCAATGACTAAAAAGGCCTGA
- a CDS encoding ECF transporter S component encodes MDKDALKPFSIRWLTRTAILLAITLAFQMLGFPQMVTGPAVNAMLLISGTYVGIIGAVIIGMLTPLIAFVRGILAPPLAPMIPFIMLGNAVLVIVYVAARSKLGKGYAGTAIGLIIGAIVKFLVLSSAVRFIVSVPPPVAKAMQIPQLYTALLGGVVAFIVEKILDAAIKQNS; translated from the coding sequence ATGGATAAAGATGCTCTTAAACCTTTTAGTATTAGATGGCTTACTAGAACTGCCATACTTTTGGCTATAACACTGGCTTTTCAAATGCTGGGTTTTCCTCAGATGGTAACCGGTCCTGCCGTAAATGCCATGCTGCTTATTTCCGGAACATATGTGGGTATAATTGGAGCGGTAATCATCGGCATGCTAACACCGCTTATTGCCTTTGTCAGAGGCATTTTAGCACCGCCGCTGGCACCTATGATTCCGTTTATTATGCTGGGGAATGCTGTATTAGTGATTGTATATGTGGCAGCTCGCTCTAAATTAGGTAAGGGCTATGCGGGTACTGCTATCGGTCTTATTATAGGTGCAATAGTTAAGTTTTTAGTGCTCTCATCCGCAGTTAGATTTATTGTAAGTGTACCACCTCCCGTAGCAAAGGCTATGCAGATACCCCAGCTGTATACTGCATTACTAGGCGGTGTGGTTGCATTTATAGTAGAAAAAATTTTAGATGCAGCTATTAAGCAAAACAGCTGA